In Natrinema amylolyticum, the following are encoded in one genomic region:
- a CDS encoding cbb3-type cytochrome c oxidase subunit I, whose protein sequence is MSDLPPMRSVKRWLVTTNHKDVGILYISTALFFLVFGGVLALLFRTHLWEAGGTGLLTNDQYYQSVTAHGLIMVFWFLSPVASGFANYFVPLQIGAKDLAFPRLNALSYWFYLFSGILLGISFFQGGSFSGGWTMYAPLNVPTYTGAMQAVTGGNATVLALTLFVISITIGSVNFLVTMHRSRAEGLGLWNMPMFSWSWLLTVWMMLFAFAALLAALLLLSVDRLFLTQYFATDQGSGLLWAHVFWFFGHPEVYIVFFPALGIMFEIFQTFTGRRLVGRKWVIIAMVLVAVQSFLVWMHHMFLSTINLPIKTLFMATTIGISLPFDLMVFSLIYTMVKGRVRFTTPFLFSLGALVLFILGGITGVFLGAVVLDYEFRGTYWVVAHFHYVMVSGVTALFGGLYYWWPKITGKMYSERLGKLSFAVYFLGFNLLYFPMFLAWETPRRVFHYAESAQIYHQLATVGAFVLGLGVLLVFVTLAKSLITGPAAPDNPWTYSRTAEWAIPSPPPLENWPDRPSYASGKLEFVDDAATATDGGVAQEATAPAATAHEEEHADHASIWPLGIGAATFTFFLGLSGITPYVFSFVESHIHSDVGSFVTLDSAPAQNVIYPVLVVLGLGMMAVTLFQFGREQFDAPEMAVAERWPFGGVSNEKMGVWVFLASDVVVFGAAIGAYVFMRIHMGWSNWHLDSITMAGLFNTYVLLTSSFTVILAHVMAERENKKGLLGALSVTVLLGLVFMGVKAFEYSSKFANDHYWFSGIEYSIYFVTTGLHALHVLLGLLIALFMIYRVVSVDAYLEDHMPVEFFGLYWHFVDIVWVFLFPLFYLM, encoded by the coding sequence ATGAGTGACCTTCCGCCGATGCGGTCGGTCAAGCGCTGGTTGGTCACGACCAATCACAAGGACGTCGGCATTCTCTACATATCGACGGCGTTGTTCTTCCTCGTCTTCGGTGGCGTCCTCGCGCTGCTGTTCCGCACCCACCTGTGGGAAGCCGGCGGTACGGGGCTGCTCACGAACGACCAGTACTACCAGTCCGTCACTGCTCACGGACTCATAATGGTATTCTGGTTCCTGTCACCGGTTGCGAGCGGATTCGCGAATTACTTTGTGCCGCTTCAGATCGGCGCAAAAGACCTCGCGTTCCCCCGCCTGAACGCCCTGAGTTACTGGTTCTATCTGTTCTCGGGGATTCTGCTGGGGATCTCGTTCTTCCAGGGTGGCTCGTTCTCCGGCGGTTGGACGATGTACGCCCCGCTGAACGTGCCGACATATACGGGCGCGATGCAGGCAGTGACTGGCGGAAACGCGACGGTTCTCGCACTGACCCTGTTCGTCATCTCGATCACGATCGGGTCGGTGAACTTCCTCGTGACCATGCATCGGTCCCGTGCTGAAGGGCTCGGCCTGTGGAACATGCCGATGTTCTCCTGGTCGTGGCTGCTTACCGTCTGGATGATGCTGTTCGCGTTCGCGGCGCTGCTGGCAGCGCTCCTGTTGCTGTCGGTCGACCGCCTGTTCCTCACACAGTACTTCGCGACCGACCAGGGATCGGGCCTCCTGTGGGCGCACGTCTTCTGGTTCTTCGGTCATCCGGAGGTGTACATCGTCTTCTTCCCCGCGCTCGGGATCATGTTCGAAATCTTCCAGACGTTCACCGGGCGACGGCTCGTCGGCCGCAAGTGGGTCATCATCGCGATGGTCCTCGTCGCGGTGCAGTCGTTCCTCGTCTGGATGCACCACATGTTCCTGTCGACGATCAATCTCCCGATCAAGACGCTGTTCATGGCGACGACGATCGGGATTTCGCTGCCCTTCGACCTGATGGTCTTCTCGCTGATCTACACGATGGTCAAAGGGCGCGTTCGCTTTACCACGCCGTTCCTGTTCTCGCTGGGTGCGCTCGTGTTGTTCATCCTCGGCGGGATCACCGGCGTCTTCCTCGGTGCCGTCGTGCTCGACTACGAGTTCCGGGGCACCTACTGGGTCGTCGCTCACTTCCACTACGTGATGGTCTCCGGCGTCACCGCGCTGTTCGGCGGCCTCTACTACTGGTGGCCCAAGATCACCGGCAAGATGTACTCCGAGCGACTCGGGAAGCTCAGCTTCGCGGTCTACTTCCTCGGCTTCAACCTGCTGTACTTCCCGATGTTCCTCGCGTGGGAGACGCCACGCCGTGTCTTCCACTACGCCGAGAGCGCACAGATCTATCACCAGCTGGCGACCGTCGGGGCGTTCGTCCTCGGACTGGGTGTCCTTCTCGTGTTCGTCACGCTCGCGAAGAGTCTGATCACCGGCCCCGCTGCGCCGGACAATCCGTGGACCTACTCGCGAACCGCCGAGTGGGCGATTCCCTCGCCGCCGCCGCTCGAGAACTGGCCCGACCGACCCAGCTACGCCAGCGGCAAGCTCGAGTTCGTCGACGACGCCGCGACCGCGACCGACGGCGGTGTCGCACAGGAAGCCACCGCTCCGGCGGCCACGGCACACGAGGAGGAACACGCCGACCACGCCAGCATCTGGCCGCTCGGCATCGGTGCCGCGACCTTCACGTTCTTCCTCGGACTCAGCGGCATCACGCCGTACGTCTTCTCGTTCGTCGAGTCACACATCCACAGCGACGTCGGTAGCTTCGTGACCCTCGACTCGGCGCCCGCACAGAACGTCATCTATCCGGTCCTCGTGGTGCTCGGACTGGGAATGATGGCCGTCACGCTGTTCCAATTCGGTCGCGAGCAGTTCGACGCGCCCGAGATGGCCGTCGCCGAGCGCTGGCCGTTCGGCGGCGTCAGCAACGAGAAGATGGGCGTCTGGGTCTTCCTGGCCTCGGACGTCGTCGTCTTCGGTGCCGCGATCGGCGCGTACGTGTTCATGCGCATCCACATGGGATGGAGCAACTGGCACCTCGACTCGATCACCATGGCCGGCCTGTTCAACACGTACGTCCTGCTGACCTCGAGTTTCACGGTCATCCTCGCACACGTGATGGCCGAACGCGAGAACAAGAAGGGGCTGCTCGGCGCGCTGAGCGTGACGGTCCTGCTCGGACTCGTGTTCATGGGCGTCAAAGCCTTCGAGTACAGCAGCAAGTTCGCCAACGATCACTACTGGTTCAGCGGGATCGAGTACTCGATTTACTTCGTGACGACCGGCCTGCACGCGCTGCACGTCCTCCTCGGGCTGTTGATCGCGCTGTTCATGATCTACCGCGTCGTCTCGGTCGACGCCTACCTCGAGGATCACATGCCGGTCGAGTTCTTCGGGCTCTACTGGCACTTCGTCGACATCGTGTGGGTCTTCCTGTTCCCACTGTTCTACCTGATGTAG
- a CDS encoding S8 family serine peptidase: MPSDRHGTVPILTVVLVACLLPISVLAPAALGAGVVGVTQEPAEDSITVDGDLPTNGPTVEVVVRLEEASIPASASETAAERRLETHAESTQEPLLEYVRERDGLVVEETFWLTNAVLLEVDTDTVDYEVFERFGAVEAVHENFEVSVPEPPDRVNATASGAAASAVGERPTTTGLAQVNASAVWDAYDTRGEGVRVAVLDTGVDVSHPDLELATDDPSDPTYPGGWAEFDATGGRVVGSTPHDTGTHGTHVSGTVTGGSASGTAIGVAPEAELLHGLVLGGTSGSFAQVVAGMEWAVREDADVISLSLGATGKHAPFIDPVRNARESGAVVVGATGNDGAETSGSPGNVYETISVGAVDRAGVVPSFSGGQRINRTDWTGAPTDWGAPSSYVVPDVVAPGVAVTSAAPGGGYQSMPGTSMATPHVSGTAALLLSVEPDASPDEITTTLTETARVPEGNAATGETTIGSREPTDTRYGHGIVDARVAADALVTARGTTEPTVANSSDPDPTEESGPLPIPVLAGSVVLVAVSLVLTLLARHRIGTR; this comes from the coding sequence CGGAGCGGGCGTCGTCGGTGTCACGCAGGAACCCGCCGAGGACTCGATCACCGTCGACGGCGACCTTCCCACGAACGGACCGACCGTCGAGGTCGTCGTTCGGCTCGAGGAGGCGAGCATCCCTGCGAGCGCGAGCGAGACCGCGGCGGAGCGCCGGCTCGAGACCCACGCCGAGTCGACGCAGGAGCCGCTCCTCGAGTACGTACGGGAGAGAGACGGGCTAGTGGTCGAAGAGACGTTCTGGCTGACCAATGCCGTGTTGCTCGAGGTCGATACCGATACCGTCGACTACGAGGTCTTCGAACGGTTCGGCGCGGTCGAGGCCGTCCACGAGAACTTCGAGGTGTCCGTTCCGGAGCCGCCGGATCGCGTGAACGCGACGGCGTCGGGAGCCGCCGCGTCGGCGGTCGGTGAGCGACCGACGACGACCGGACTCGCACAGGTGAACGCGTCCGCCGTCTGGGACGCCTACGACACGCGGGGCGAGGGCGTCCGGGTCGCGGTGCTCGACACCGGGGTCGACGTCAGCCACCCGGACCTCGAACTCGCGACGGACGATCCGTCGGATCCGACCTATCCCGGCGGCTGGGCGGAGTTCGATGCGACCGGCGGACGCGTCGTGGGCTCGACGCCACACGATACGGGAACGCACGGAACACACGTCAGCGGAACGGTCACCGGCGGATCGGCGAGCGGTACCGCGATCGGCGTCGCGCCCGAGGCGGAGTTGCTTCACGGGCTCGTATTGGGCGGGACGAGCGGGTCGTTCGCGCAGGTCGTCGCCGGTATGGAGTGGGCCGTTCGGGAGGACGCCGACGTGATCAGTCTGAGCCTCGGTGCGACCGGGAAACACGCGCCCTTTATCGATCCGGTTCGAAACGCGCGAGAGAGCGGCGCGGTCGTCGTCGGGGCGACCGGAAACGACGGAGCGGAAACGTCGGGCTCTCCCGGGAATGTCTACGAGACGATCAGCGTGGGCGCGGTCGATCGAGCCGGTGTCGTCCCCTCGTTCTCCGGCGGACAGCGGATCAACCGAACCGACTGGACGGGAGCGCCGACCGACTGGGGAGCGCCGTCGTCGTACGTCGTCCCCGACGTCGTCGCACCCGGCGTTGCAGTCACGAGCGCCGCCCCGGGCGGTGGCTACCAGTCGATGCCGGGAACGTCGATGGCGACGCCCCACGTCTCCGGAACGGCCGCGTTACTCCTCTCAGTCGAGCCCGACGCTTCTCCCGACGAAATCACGACGACGCTGACCGAAACGGCTCGAGTGCCCGAGGGCAATGCGGCCACTGGGGAGACGACGATCGGGAGCCGCGAACCGACCGATACCCGCTACGGGCACGGGATCGTCGACGCCAGAGTCGCCGCCGACGCGCTCGTTACCGCCCGCGGAACGACCGAACCGACGGTAGCGAATTCGAGCGATCCCGACCCGACCGAGGAATCCGGCCCACTCCCGATTCCGGTCCTCGCCGGCAGCGTCGTCCTCGTCGCGGTCAGTCTGGTTCTCACTCTCTTGGCTCGGCACCGAATCGGGACGCGGTGA